Proteins from a genomic interval of Lactococcus protaetiae:
- a CDS encoding cold-shock protein, producing the protein MAQGTVKWFNATKGFGFITAEDGKDVFAHFSAIQGDGFKTLDEGQKVTFDIEDGPRGPQAVNIEK; encoded by the coding sequence ATGGCACAAGGAACTGTAAAATGGTTTAACGCAACTAAAGGTTTCGGATTCATCACTGCTGAAGACGGAAAAGACGTATTTGCACACTTCTCAGCTATCCAAGGCGACGGATTCAAAACCCTCGACGAAGGTCAAAAAGTAACTTTTGATATCGAAGACGGCCCTCGCGGACCTCAAGCTGTAAATATCGAAAAATAA
- a CDS encoding 5-formyltetrahydrofolate cyclo-ligase, translating to MENKVLIRKKMINLLNNFSADEKKRQTGEILSALMASKTWGNADKIALYMATPMEFDLSRLFEVTDKEILIPKCLPKRQMIFAKYDTKHLVRSNFGLMEPDSMVEVIPDLIVVPGLAWNEQGYRIGFGGGYYDRYLSGFEGLTVSVIYDFQKVDFTPEAHDIAVHEVFTAARKD from the coding sequence ATGGAAAATAAAGTGTTAATTCGCAAAAAAATGATAAATTTACTAAATAATTTTTCTGCCGACGAAAAAAAGCGGCAAACTGGTGAGATTTTATCAGCTTTAATGGCTTCAAAAACATGGGGAAATGCTGATAAAATCGCACTTTATATGGCAACACCAATGGAATTTGATTTGTCGAGACTTTTTGAGGTGACTGACAAGGAAATTTTGATTCCTAAATGTTTGCCTAAACGTCAGATGATTTTTGCAAAGTATGACACAAAACATTTGGTTCGCTCAAATTTTGGACTGATGGAGCCAGATTCAATGGTTGAAGTTATCCCTGACTTGATTGTCGTTCCTGGTTTGGCATGGAATGAGCAGGGGTATCGTATTGGATTTGGTGGAGGTTACTATGACCGTTATTTGTCGGGATTTGAGGGTTTAACAGTGTCTGTGATTTATGATTTCCAAAAAGTAGATTTTACACCAGAAGCGCATGATATTGCAGTTCATGAAGTTTTTACTGCTGCAAGAAAGGATTAG
- a CDS encoding rhomboid family intramembrane serine protease: MNLNDFKRDVTRYKATYILALFTTIVWLWQFISFGSAATSGINLFNAGALFGPAIVQDPTQLWRLVTPIFVHIGWMHFLMNMLTLVFIGRQIETIFGSLRFTAIYILAGVFGNAMTFLLTPNTLSAGASTSLFGLFAAVAGLGFFTGHPFLRQIGKTFAVLIVANLLFNTFDLSTINIWGHIGGALGGALLSAIFPPKAFRPSIPEHYRWFSVIAFVFLLIAFVGLSFVR, translated from the coding sequence ATGAATTTAAATGACTTTAAACGCGATGTAACTCGCTATAAAGCGACCTATATTCTCGCTTTATTTACGACAATTGTTTGGCTTTGGCAATTTATAAGCTTTGGCTCAGCGGCAACTTCTGGGATTAATTTATTTAATGCTGGCGCTTTATTTGGACCTGCAATTGTGCAAGACCCGACTCAATTGTGGCGACTGGTGACACCGATTTTTGTTCATATTGGTTGGATGCATTTTCTGATGAATATGTTGACGCTTGTCTTTATTGGTCGGCAGATTGAGACGATTTTTGGCTCTTTACGGTTTACTGCGATTTATATTTTGGCGGGTGTGTTCGGAAATGCGATGACTTTTTTACTTACACCAAATACTTTGTCAGCGGGCGCGTCAACCTCTCTTTTCGGGCTGTTCGCTGCTGTGGCAGGATTGGGATTTTTTACAGGACATCCTTTTCTTAGACAAATCGGAAAAACTTTTGCTGTGTTGATTGTTGCGAATTTACTTTTTAATACTTTTGATTTGAGTACCATCAACATTTGGGGGCATATCGGTGGGGCGCTGGGCGGAGCTCTTCTTTCTGCTATATTTCCTCCAAAAGCATTTAGACCCTCAATCCCAGAGCATTATCGCTGGTTTTCGGTGATTGCCTTTGTTTTCTTGCTTATTGCCTTTGTTGGTCTTTCTTTTGTAAGATAA
- a CDS encoding DUF3284 domain-containing protein, whose amino-acid sequence MKINKTVDAPREFIFEKIIDSCLYDIEKNTGKRPKVRSLSGYEYTKTFGKNQKGTIKINELTDPSIYEFTTKTNRNTFKTRWELHKIDDRSTDIIIEETQSSNGTIQMLNDKFVGLILGRFKKRQMLAVLDNINRAYNGGRTR is encoded by the coding sequence ATGAAAATTAATAAAACAGTAGATGCACCACGAGAATTTATTTTTGAAAAAATCATTGATTCTTGTCTTTATGATATTGAGAAAAATACGGGGAAACGTCCAAAAGTTCGTAGCCTTAGTGGTTATGAATATACGAAAACCTTTGGAAAAAATCAAAAGGGAACGATTAAAATCAATGAATTAACTGACCCAAGTATCTATGAATTTACGACAAAAACGAATCGTAATACTTTTAAAACCCGTTGGGAATTACACAAGATTGATGATCGAAGTACAGATATTATCATTGAGGAAACTCAAAGTTCAAACGGTACAATACAGATGCTAAATGACAAATTTGTAGGATTGATTCTTGGACGATTTAAAAAACGTCAAATGTTGGCGGTTTTGGATAATATCAATCGAGCTTACAACGGAGGAAGAACACGGTAA
- a CDS encoding VOC family protein, whose protein sequence is MKIEHIGLMVQDLEQMRQFYEHYFEASAGEKYHNPKTTFQSYFLSFADGARLEIGTKENSVSPLRNTVSTGYAHLAISVGSKERVNQLVQQFQTDGFTIKSGPRTTGDGYYEAVVLDPEKNEIEITI, encoded by the coding sequence ATGAAAATAGAACATATTGGATTAATGGTTCAGGATTTGGAGCAGATGCGTCAGTTTTATGAGCATTATTTTGAGGCGAGCGCAGGAGAAAAATATCACAATCCTAAAACTACTTTTCAATCTTACTTTTTGAGTTTTGCTGATGGAGCAAGGTTAGAAATTGGGACAAAAGAGAATTCTGTCAGTCCTCTCAGAAATACTGTCAGCACAGGTTACGCACATTTGGCTATTTCTGTGGGGTCAAAAGAGCGTGTCAATCAACTTGTCCAGCAGTTTCAAACAGATGGTTTTACGATAAAATCAGGTCCGAGAACAACAGGTGATGGTTATTATGAAGCAGTAGTGCTTGATCCAGAGAAAAATGAAATTGAAATTACAATTTAG
- a CDS encoding GNAT family N-acetyltransferase: MNTNTKEKKELLDLTIYAFHKPLTAAREAAFYKLLEFSKAYRHLENERLTSMVIDTHFDVFWKKQQLKMSGVGYVASYPEARGNGAIRQLMTQLLRENYEAGTALSYLAPFSYQFYGKFGYSYAFDQKSYTMKAIDFPKGQKTKGEITREVLTESAINDDSADSLLSVLTEIHQQAYNQGSLIRPPYLWDYYFKHKSQPYFAVYREEGKALGYLIYEFSEMTFVIRELIFLTESAKQALYRFVYSHSGSFEKVSWVATSDTQLEYDMPEPTRATIQLIPYMQARIINLHEFLKINGQPNFAAEIVDELIPENNQIVGTGIPEKMTIGEFTAKVLRENHAILREYF; the protein is encoded by the coding sequence ATGAATACGAATACAAAAGAGAAAAAAGAACTGTTAGATTTGACGATTTATGCTTTCCATAAGCCTTTGACAGCAGCACGTGAGGCAGCATTCTACAAACTCCTAGAGTTTTCAAAAGCTTATCGCCATCTGGAAAATGAACGATTGACGTCAATGGTTATTGACACGCACTTTGACGTTTTTTGGAAAAAGCAACAACTCAAAATGTCAGGAGTTGGCTATGTCGCAAGTTACCCAGAAGCTAGGGGGAATGGGGCTATTCGTCAGCTAATGACCCAACTTTTGCGGGAAAATTATGAAGCTGGGACCGCTCTTTCTTATCTTGCACCATTTTCTTATCAATTTTATGGCAAATTTGGTTATTCGTATGCTTTTGACCAAAAATCCTATACGATGAAAGCAATAGATTTTCCTAAAGGTCAAAAAACAAAAGGCGAAATAACGAGAGAAGTGCTGACAGAGTCTGCTATTAATGATGATTCTGCTGATTCACTTTTGTCAGTACTGACAGAAATTCATCAGCAAGCTTACAATCAAGGTTCGCTCATTCGTCCACCGTATTTATGGGATTATTATTTCAAACACAAGTCTCAGCCGTATTTTGCGGTCTATCGTGAAGAGGGAAAGGCTCTAGGCTACCTTATTTACGAGTTTTCAGAAATGACTTTTGTTATTCGTGAATTGATTTTTTTGACAGAGTCTGCAAAACAAGCCCTATATCGATTTGTTTACAGCCATTCAGGAAGTTTCGAGAAGGTGTCGTGGGTTGCTACCAGCGACACTCAACTTGAGTACGATATGCCAGAGCCAACGCGTGCAACAATCCAGCTTATTCCTTATATGCAGGCGCGTATCATAAATTTACATGAGTTTTTGAAGATAAATGGTCAGCCCAATTTTGCTGCAGAAATCGTAGATGAACTTATTCCAGAAAATAATCAAATTGTAGGGACAGGAATACCAGAGAAGATGACAATTGGTGAATTTACAGCAAAGGTGTTGCGTGAAAATCATGCCATACTTCGTGAATATTTTTAA